A stretch of the Equus caballus isolate H_3958 breed thoroughbred chromosome X, TB-T2T, whole genome shotgun sequence genome encodes the following:
- the GPR101 gene encoding probable G-protein coupled receptor 101, translating into MPAQSLHPVSHPPAIAMTTTCTNSTRESNSSHACMPLSKMPISLAHGIIRSSVLLIFLTASFVGNIVLGLVLQRKPQLLQVTNRFIFNLLVTDLLQISLVAPWVVATSVPFFWPLNSHFCTALVSLTHLFAFASVNTIIVVSVDRYLSIIHPLSYPAKMTPRRGYLLLYGTWIVAILQSTPPLYGWGQAAFDERNALCSMIWGASPSYTILSVVSFIIIPLFVMIACYSVVFGAARRQHALLYNVKSHSLEVRAKDRVENENEEGEERKDEFHGQDEGEVKAKEGSIKAEEDDSMKAKKGSVDTSEASVEATGSKEVRESSLVASEGSTEGKEAGTEIESSVKADKGRREVHQCNIDLGEDDMDFGEDDIHFSEDDIEAVNIPESFPASRRNSNSDPPLPRCYQCKAAKVIFLIIFSYVLSLGPYCFLAVLAVWVDVQTKVPQWVITIIIWLFFLQCCIHPYIYGYMHKAIKKEIQDMLKKFFCKEKPPKEDSHPDLPGTEAGTEGGTEGKTVPSHDSATSL; encoded by the coding sequence ATGCCGGCTCAGAGCCTGCACCCTGTCTCACACCCGCCTGCCATCGCCATGACGACCACCTGCACCAACAGCACGCGCGAAAGCAACAGCAGCCACGCGTGCATGCCCCTGTCCAAAATGCCCATCAGCCTGGCTCACGGCATCATCCGCTCGAGCGTGCTTCTCATCTTCCTCACCGCCTCATTCGTAGGCAACATAGTGCTGGGGCTCGTGTTGCAGCGCAAGCCGCAGCTGCTGCAAGTGACCAATCGCTTCATCTTTAACCTCCTCGTCACCGACCTGCTGCAGATTTCGCTCGTGGCCCCCTGGGTGGTGGCCACCTCCGTGCCTTTCTTCTGGCCCCTCAACAGCCACTTCTGTACCGCCCTGGTTAGCCTCACTCACCTGTTCGCCTTCGCCAGTGTCAACACCATTATTGTGGTGTCAGTGGATCGCTACCTGTCCATCATCCACCCTCTCTCCTACCCGGCCAAGATGACCCCGCGCCGGGGTTACTTGCTCCTCTATGGCACCTGGATCGTGGCCATCCTGCAGAGCACACCCCCACTCTAtggctggggccaggctgccTTTGACGAGCGCAATGCCCTCTGCTCCATGatctggggggccagccccagctatACCATTCTCAGTGTAGTGTCCTTCATCATCATTCCACTGTTTGTCATGATTGCCTGCTACTCTGTGGTGTTTGGTGCAGCCCGGCGGCAGCATGCTCTGCTATACAACGTCAAGAGCCACAGCTTGGAGGTTCGAGCCAAGGACCGTGTGGAGAACGAGAAcgaagaaggagaggagaggaaggatgaGTTCCATGGCCAGGATGAAGGTGAGGTCAAGGCCAAGGAGGGCAGTATCAAGGCAGAAGAGGATGACAGCATGAAGGCCAAGAAAGGGAGCGTGGATACCAGTGAGGCGAGCGTGGAGGCCACGGGCAGCAAGGAGGTCAGAGAAAGCAGCTTGGTGGCCAGCGAAGGCAGCACGGAGGGTAAGGAAGCCGGCACCGAAATTGAGAGCAGCGTGAAGGCAGACAAGGGCCGCAGAGAGGTCCACCAGTGCAACATCGACTTGGGTGAAGATGACATGGATTTTGGTGAGGATGACATCCATTTCAGTGAGGATGACATCGAGGCAGTGAACATCCCAGAAAGTTTCCCAGCCAGTCGTCGAAACAGCAACAGCGACCCTCCTCTGCCCAGGTGCTACCAGTGCAAAGCTGCTAAAGTGATCTTCCTCATCATTTTCTCCTACGTGCTGTCCCTGGGGCCCTACTGCTTTCTAGCGGTCCTGGCCGTGTGGGTGGATGTCCAAACCAAGGTACCCCAGTGGGTGATCACCATAATAATCTGGCTTTTCTTCCTGCAGTGCTGCATCCACCCCTACATCTATGGCTACATGCACAAGGCCATCAAGAAGGAAATCCAGGATATGCTGAAGAAgttcttctgcaaggaaaagcctCCAAAAGAAGACAGCCACCCAGACCTGCCTGGAACCGAAGCCGGCACAGAAGGTGGGACTGAAGGCAAGACCGTCCCTTCTCATGATTCTGCCACTTCGCTTTGA